Genomic window (Lutra lutra chromosome 17, mLutLut1.2, whole genome shotgun sequence):
TGCCGTAGAAAGCCAGGATGGGCTCGGGGCCCGAGTCGGGCACCCGGCGGCCAGTGGCGGCTGCCTTGAGTGGGGCCAGCATGTCAGGAACCACGTCGGCTCGGGTCTCGCCCCATAGCCCGCATCCCACCTCCTGCAGACTCAGGTCGTCCAGCTGATCGATGGCCCTCTGCATGCCTGGTGCCTTCTCCTCGCAGAAGAAGGGCCCGCTGCCCACCATGCTGCCTATGCCCacggcctcctcctcctcggccAGCCGGTAGTAGGGGGGCCCGTCCTCCACGGCTGCCACGCCGGGCGTGGGCGGCTTGCCTTCCACCTGCAGCGAGAGGCGGCAGCCGCGCAGCGAGAGCTGGTAGTAGCGGGTGGTCTCGTGGGCGCTGCGCAGCTGCTGCATGGACACGAAGGGGTGGCGCAGGGCGGCGCTGGGGCTGATGCGCTCATGCGACTCCCACGTCAGCATGCGTTTGATCAGCTCCACCATGCTCTTGAGGTCGGCGAGCTCCGCCAGCGCCTCGCGGTCCGGGAAGGTCAGCCGGCTGGCTGCTCCGCCGCCATTCACGGTCTCGATCTGGTCCAGTGACTTGAGCATGTACTTGCGGCGCTCCAGGGGGCGCACCTGCTGGGACATGGGGGGGTGGGCACGGGGCTGACACTGAGTCCGGGCCCTCGGGCTCCTGCTGTGGGGCCCACGTATGACCACGCCATCCCCGCCCCCAGCTTCCAGTCTGCCCTCCAGTCTTGTCCGGGACTCTCTTGCGGCTGTAAAGCCCACACACCCAAACCTAGACTTCCAGTTCTGCCCAGGATCTGACCTGGAGCTCTCTTGCTGCGGGGAGGGCCACACCCACTCCCTATGGCCAGAACCCCTCTCATCTGACCCAGCACCCTCCTGCTGCTACAGGAAACCTACCAGAGTGGGCCCTTTGGTCTTCCTGCCATCTCACCCAGAGTCTCACTGAGCCAAGTTTCACTTCTCCCTCAGACCTCCAGTCCTCTCCAGAGCCATGGGTGCAGCCCCAACCAGCCACCATCCCTCAACCTCTAGTCCCTCCTTGGAGTCAAATCCAGATCCTTCCTGCTGCTGGGTGCCACACCACCAAGCCCAGCCAGCCAGGCCTCCAGGTGGTCCAACCAGCTTGCTACACTAGCTTGTCGACCCCCCTTTGCCAGGAAACTCAGAGCAGCCGCCATATACTTCCAGTGCCACCTTGGGTCTCACCCACATCTCTCTTGCTGTCACTTGCTGTGATTTGAGCCGACCCTCTAATCTCCAAGTCCTCTCTGAGGTCTagcctagattttttttctcgATGAAGCAGACCCCACATGACCAGCCCTCACCCTGCCTGCCCCAtaccctccccccctcccccacccacctcagcTTACCTTGGTCTCAGCCAGGTAGTCGGCAGAGGACTTGAGCTGCCAGGGGTTGCTGGCATCAGGGTGTGGGTTGCGCTTAAAGAAGTGGTGCGCCTTGCGGGCGGCGTGCAGCAGGTGGGGCTTGGGCAAGCCCTGGGTCTCACAGATGTAGCGCACCTGGTCGTACTCGTTGTTGCCTGGGTAGAGGGGCCAGCCCAGGTGCAGCTCGGCCATGACGCAGCCCAGGGACCACACATCCACCTTCTCGCAGAAGGGCAGCCCTAGCAGGATCTCGGGGGCCCGGTAGAAGCGCGACTGGATATATGGCTCTTTGACATAGCGCACCTCGCTGAAAATGCTGGCTGAACCGAAGTCGATCACCTGCCggcagtgggggttgggggaggggccggggacGACCGATCAAGGTCTCCCCTGTGGCTCTGACCAGTGTCTTTCTGCCCCTGCCATCTGACTGTCACTGTGTCTGTGAGTCCTTATCTCTTGTTTATGTCACTGTCTTCGCTCGCCTCTGTCTctggttttgtgtgtttgtctctctgtttctAACCTCTAGAACGTATGCCTTTAGGACCCCTCTCTTCGTCTTTCACTCCACACCTTGTCCATCAGCAAATCTTGTCGGCTCCACCTTCTGAACGGATCCAGACTGGGCAGCTTCCCTATCCCCAGGAGGCTCCCCTCTACCCCACGCCACCCTGTCCTGGGGCATCTCCCACTGAGGCCGATGTGGGGGCCTCCtcgatgggctccctgctcctcccctctgcaccGCAGTTCACTGGTCATATGCACACCACTGAGGGATCCTGTGAGCGCCTGAGTCCGATCACATCCTTCCCCTGCTCAGAATCCCTCCATGGCTTTATCATCCTATGATAAAAGTCAACTTTCCCATGGTGGCCCCCAAGGCTCGAGCAATCTGGCCATCGCCCATCACCTCTCTGGCTTcagctcctcctgcttcccctctcgCACAGGTGTCTCACTGTCCCTTGAACAAGCCAGATGCATTCCTAGcgcagggcctttgcactagctgttccctctgcctggcatcTCTTCCCCCAGGTGTCCACATGGGTCACTCATCTCAGGTCTCAAAAGTCAACTCAGTGAGACCTCCCCTGGCCATCCTATAAAAAAACACCATCCCCCATGGTTCCTATCCCCCTTCCTGGATCCCTGCttttctccagaactttttttttttaagactttatgtatttgccacagagagagagagagagagagatcacaaataggcagagaggcaggaagaggaagagggggaagcaggctccctgccgagcagagcccaacagggctcgatcccaggaccttgagatcataacctgagccaaaggcagaggcttaacccactgagccacccaggctcccatttttctccagaactctttaaagtttttttttttttaagattttttatttatttgacagacagagatcacaagtaggcagagaagcaggcagagagagaggaggaagcaggctccctgctgagcagagagcccgatgtgggggctcgatcccaggaccccaggatcatgacctgagccaaaggcagaggctttaactcactgagccacccaggtgcccccagaactcTTAACACCATTTCACATCCTATATGTTTTACCATTCAGTCAAGTTCATTGTCTCTCTACCCAGCTAGGACGCCAGTCTGGGGATTTTGTCAGTTCACTGTTGCATCCCTAGGTGCCTATAACAGTGCCCGGCACACAGTTAGGGGCGCAATcaggagagaatgaatgaatgaatgagggggCTTATGTCCCTGGCATGCTCTTTCCTTCCACCTCTTTTTTGtatcactctctctttctttgcctcttcatTGCTTGCCTGTTCCTGGtgtctctcatctctctctgtctctacctcgATGTCACCTGCTGGGAAgacacctccaggaagccccaccctatTCCGTCTTCATCATTAGGCACCCGGAGGGGAAGGCTGAAAATCTTTCTCTCCTGATGCCACTGGGAGGCGCCCTGTGCTACTTTCACTCTGAATCTCCAAGACTCTCTGGACcccttcctcagtttccccctctgagTTTCTCTGCTTTTCATTCAGCCATCCTCGTGTTCTGTCTGCAGAAGGTGGGATGATGGGAGGGTTATTAACCTGCACTCTGAGTGTGGGTGGCAAAGGCCTGAATCTGAGAGCATGAGGGCCCTGGGGCACTTGGCGGCCATGGGATCCGTTCATTCATCTGTTCCACAGACACAGGAAGGAGGGCCAATGCTGGCCAGGTGCTGTGGATGCAtcctgtctgccttctgctgtgtTTGTGGGAGTCTTTCCTTCCTTGGGGCTCTGTCCTTCCATTTCCTAGGGCAAAATGACCTGCcttttcctgcctgcctctctccctgtgaCTCTTTCATTTCGCATTGACTCCGCCCCCGCACTGTGCCGGGAGATGCTGAGGACACCGTAGTGGCCACAACTGACCTGGTCCTGCCTTCACAGCCCCGCCCACTCCTGGTCCAGACCCTTCACCAGACAGTGACAAGCTCAGAAGTGGACAGAGGGGCCAGGGCTGGGATGGGGGACACAGGTGGGGGTCCAGGGCAGAGGAGCTGGGGCTGGTTGGGGGAGCCCAGGGAGCTTGTGACATGCATAAGAGGTGCTTCTGTGTGCCCAACACAGGGTCAGGTCCTGGGTCAGGTCCAGAGGAGGTCAGTaagtgtttggtttttgtttaaagatttttatgtattcaggggtgcctgggtgcctcagtgagttaaagcatctgccttcagctcaggtcatgatcccagggtcctgggattgagccccgtgttgggctctctgctcagtggggagcctgcttcccctcccccctctctctgcctgcctctctgcctacttgtgatctgtctgtcaaataaataaaatctttaaaaaaaatgattttacgtattcatttgagagagggagacagagacagagagagcacagcagggggagcagtagaggcagagggagaagcaggctccccgctgagccaagacccccccccccaccccccaacatggggctcgatcccaggacctggagatcatgatctgagcccaaggcagacgcttaaccatctgagccacccggagtccccaggaaatatttgttaatgaaCAAACTGCCTGTGACGAAGAATGGCGCCTCCATCCTTCCAGTCACTCGGGCCATCAGGCTCTCCTCTCCAATCAAGTCCTCTCTTATACCTCACATAAGATCAGTCAGCAAATCCTGTCCTTACCTAGAACCCACTGTGTCCCTTCCTCCCACTACCCTGACTCCATCCCCGCATCCGGGCTTCCCACTTGGTGGGGAGCAGCCACCCCTCACTGCCCTCCTGCTCCTGACCCTCACAGGCTGTTGCTCTCACGAAGCCAGAGGGACCCTGGCAACACCTGAGCTGAatcatgatctctgtctgctcAGAAGCCTCCTGTGGCCCCATCTTACATGGAATAAAACCAGTCCTCATTGTGGCCCTCGAGGCCCTGTGTGTCCCAGCCTGTGACCTCCCTGGTCCCATTCCTCTCTCTTCTCACCCTGACCTCCTGGGTGCTTCTCAAACACATATACTCAGATcactcctacctcagggcctttgcatgaactcttccttctccccagatgCTTTTCCCCAGATGTCTACATGACTACCTCCCTCCTTTGGGACCTTCCTCAAATGTCATCTCAACCAGGTCTCCCTGACTGCCATGTCTACAATTTCGGTCACCACTGCCACCCCCAATCAACACCCCACCCACATCCTCCTCctctatgctttattttttctccttctcactcaCATACCACATTTGACTAATTTATCTTAGCAACTGTGTTCCCCCCCCCTCCTAGAATGTGAGCCCCACATAGACAGGACCAGGCCAGAGGAGCTGGACTATGAATTGGAGAAGGAAGGTCAGGTCTCGGGTCTGGGACAGAGAGGATGTCAGTATTGggacagggaggtggggaggattttagggccaggaggtggggagaggcatcatgggcagggaaggggagacattcaaggctgggagtgggggacaCGGGAGACCTTAGCAACAGGAGAGTGTCCAGGGCTGGGGGAAGCTCGGAGAAGACGAGGAAGAGGGATATGGCCATACTGGGGCTGCCCCACTCACCTTGACCCTGAAGGGGCAGCGGGTCTGGTCCACCAGCATGATGTTCTCGGGCTTGAGATCGGCATGGATGATCGCCAGCTCCTTGAGCCGGGCCAGGGCTCTGAGCACCTGCAGGGTAACTGTGCGGATGTGGCGGGCAGGCAGGGGTGCGAAGTtgttctccttctggaattcGAACAGGTTTTGCTCCAGCAGCTCGAAGACCAGGTAGAACTTGAGGGCGTCATGGAAGAACTCGAGGAAGCGGATGACGTGGGCCTCCTCGGGGTCCAGGCCCCGCATACACCGCAGCAGCTTCAGCTCGTTCTTGATGATGCGGTTGCGGTAGGCGTCATTCTTGAGGATCTTGATGGCCACCATCTCCCCCGTGCTTCGCCGCCAGCCCTTGGCCACCTCCCCAAAGGTGCCCTTGCCCAACACCTCGATGATGTCATAGCAGTCGGTCTCAGACTGGATGGTGGCCATAGTGCCCCGGCCCCCAGGCGCAGCCCTgccaccgcccccgccccacAGGCTCTGCCTTCGAAGGCTTCCGGCCCGCCACCGGCTCCAAGGCCCCCCCAGCGGGGGAAAGAGAACCGCACTCGTGCCTCCCGCTTCAAGGTTCACGCCCACCTCCCTggcaccccccagccccctgggCCACACTGCCAGTCCGCCAGGGGCCACACCCCTCCCCCGAAGCCCTCCTGGCTTGGGACCAGGGGCCCCAGGCCCCCCCGAATGGGTTCCAGCGTTGCTGAGTGGCTCTGGTTCTGTTGTTGGagacctgagccccaggctggaatggggggtggggtggccggtggagccccctcccccaccccagcgtCGGAATCCTGGAGGGGCTGGCCAGGTGAAGGGTCGACAGAGAAGGAAGTCCAATCCCGGACTTCTGGCAGGGGGAACTGGGACATTTTTAAACAGAGGTGAAGagcttggggtgtgtgtgtgtgtgtgtgtgtgtgtgtgtgtgtgtccccatgtGAGCAAACACCTGCCCCTACCCGTGGAtgccatggggggaggggtgccgcTCAAGCCAGGCCAGCTGGTAAAAGGTCTTGAATGCCAGGCTAAGGAGTTTGGACTCATCTCTCTGAGGGCCCTGGGGAGCCACAGAAGGGCTCTGAGCAAGAAAGTACAGGGTCAGATTTAAATGTCAGAAAGCTATCGAGCAAATAAGAGTGGATCAGAGGGGACAAGAGTGGAGGCCTGGACCCTGGAGCAGGGAGTGCGGCGGGGAGGCTGGTGTATGAGACTGGCAGCCAGGAGGGCAGGCTATAGGACCGATAGTTTGGTGGGGGCGAGGGAACCATCCAGAACAAGGCCCAGGGCTCAGGGATGGTCCCTGGAACAGGGACATGGATAAGGAACACCTTAGGGGAGCAGATGCTGATGTCAGGTTAGACAAGTCTGGAGTGCTTTAGAAGCCTTAACCCGTccttaaacatacatttttaaaaatattttatttatttatttgagagagaggcagtgagagagagcatgaacgaggagaaggtcagagggagaagcagactccccgtggagctgggagcccgatgcgggactcgatcccgggactccaggatcatgacctgagccgaaagcagtcgtccaaccaactgagccacccaggcgtcccttaaacatacattttaatagcaacatttatggaagagaaaagatgcaaagaagttgaaaaaatgCCGAAGGCCACCCAGTTGGGTGCCAGCGACAGGCTTTGACCCCAAGCAGTCTGACTCTAGACCCAAGCTCCGAACCACTGCCACGTCCAGCGGGGGCACTCAAGGGACACTAGGTTCCCATGTGGACCACAGGGAGGGTGACATGGCCTGGGGACGGGGTGGAGGTGGCTGAGGGCCTCACAAGAGTCCTGAGGGCCCAACGGgcatgaggagagagaggagtggggaagagagaagagagtgtttagaaaggagaaagggaccCTGAGAAGTCAGgacaagagagacagaggaagcccTCAGCATGGCCATAGAGAAGTCACCATAGACACTGACAGGTCAGCCGTAGTGGGAGGGAAACaccaagtggggggaggggagggctgggcaAAGAGTGTGCACCAGAGGTATAAGTCACTCCTGCCATGTCTGGTGGGGATGAAGAGAAAGCACGTGACCAGGTGGTGACCCAGGGGAGGTCAGCTTTAATGGAGAAGATACTAGAGTAAGCCAGTGGTGTGTGACAACTCAAGGGCATGGCTGGATGTGAGGAGAGCAGACAGACGGATACTGGGGCGTCAGGGGGACACTTGGGACTGGACAGAGTATCTTTTTGTCCCAGCCTGGGCCACCGCAGAGAGATGCGGGGGAGTCTGGAGCTCCTTGGCGGGGGCTTAGGACCTGCGTGGGAATGGGTCCCTGGGAGCCAAGGCCCAGCCAGCCCTGATGGGAGCTGAGGATGCTGGGACCTAGTCCTAAGAGGACTGGAGcctggagagggagcaggaggggccTTCCTGGGTGGGGCCGGGCCGGATGGGGCAGTCAAACAAGCCAGACAGGAAAGCAATCCCCGGGATGTGGAGGTGGCCTTGTCGAGGAGAAGGTGGCCAGCAGAGGTCACATGCGTAGCAATTGTGCTGCTCTCTCAGGGCCCCCCAGGGAGGTCCTGGTGGGAGAGGCCTCAGCCTAGGGATCTGGCTCAGAGGCCCTGGGGAGTTCTGAATGGCTAGGGCAGGACCCACTGCTAATCTTTCCTGACTCTCTTCAGACCTGGGGTGGCCCGGTGTCTGCCAACAGAGGCCCTCCTCAGGCCAGGCTCCAGCAGGCCCCCTCCTTGGGGACCTCTTTCCCTGcaccctctccaccctcccctgttcctccgccacacacacacacacacacacacacacacacaagaaaccCAACACAAGGCTACCTCTGGATTATTTTATTCACATGGTTCGGCAAGATACAGGCCCTCCTGCCAGTGAGCCAGGCATGAGGCCTCCCTGGCCCGGTCCCGGTCAGTCAGCCACCTCCCGGCCCTCTGAGGGGTTAGTGCTAGTTATCTCACACACAAAACAAGAAGGAGGCAGGAATAGGGAATGGGAGGGGACGTTCCCTCTGCTCTGGGACTTTAGACGACAGCAGCCTGAGCCCCCTCCATCCTGGCAGGGCCTGGAGCCCCTGTCTCTgaaaaccccacactgggcagcCGAACCCGGAATCCACCCTCTTCCTGGTCCCCACTCCCACTCCGGGCCTTGGGGCTTAGGGACACCCGGGGGAAGCGGAACTTGGGTGACTTCTCCCCACCAGGGGACTTGGGGGCTGCCTCGCCCTCCTGGCCCCGAGAGGCCTTAGACGAGGTGGCCAGGCCCACACGGGGCAAGCGGACCCGGACTCTGCCTCGGCGCCCAGAGGCCCCTTCCCCgccaccctcctcctcttcctcctcagggcTGGGGGAGCTCTCCCCAGGGACTGCCTCGCTCTGGCTGAAGCCCACTCGTGGCAGCCTGAGTTTGGGGCTCTTGGTCTTCTCACCCTCTTCAACGCCTTCCTTGGCCCGAACCAGGCCAAATCGGGGCAGCCGCACCTTGAGCTTGTGTCCGGCCTCCCCGTCGCCCTCTGCCACCTGGTACTCAGCATGGCTGCCCACGGTGGGTGGGGAGATCTCGACGTCGGGTAGTGAGAGGTGGAAGGTGCGCTCGGCCCCTGGGGACTGGTCTCCAGACCCCTCTTCCCCAGCCTCAGCTCTGGCCCCCAGTGTGGGCATCTTCAGGCTCAAGCCCCCCTCGCCTGTGGCTGCCTCACCCAGCTGCGCGTCTCGGCccagccccacgtccagctcaaCCTGGGGCACCGACACAGCAGGCATCTTGAAGACACCCTCACCTACCAACAGCTCGCCACCTGCCACCTGGGCTCCAGGCAGAGACAAAGTCACCTGAGGCACCTGGACCCTGTAGCCTGCTGCACCCTCCACTGATGGGGCTGCACCCTTGACCTGTGGCCCAGTGGTGGTGCCCAGGCCAGCCTCCCCGAAGCCAGACAGCTCGACCTGGGGCAGGGAGATGCCCAGGGGCATCCTCAGCGCCCCCTCCTTGCCCTCAGTGCCTGCCGGCCTGGTCATGGACACTTGGGGGCCTGAGAGCCGTAAGCCACTGACAGCTACTACCCCCtcagccctcccttcctcctgggcCCCCAGGGTGACCAGCTCCACCTCAGGGATCTTAAGCTGCCCAGCCACGGACTCGGGCTTTTCTCCTGGGCTGACACGCCCACCCTGGATTTCAGCTTCCTTCCCCCGAGCCAGCCCAAAGGAGGGCATCTTCAACTTGGGCATCTTCACCTTCCCATCCCAACCCCAGCCCTTGCCCTCCAACTCGGCCACCCCTGGCGCTAGTTCTCCTGCCTCAGCATCCCGGCCCCTGACCCCAAACTTGGGCAGGACAAACCTCGGCCCCTTGACCTTGACGTCAGCCCCTGCCACCTCCACCTTGCCTGTGGGCAGACGGGCGTCCAGGCTGAGCTGCGGGATGGATAGATCGAGGGCAGGCAGCAGGCCTGCCTCCCCGGCCCCTTTCACTTCAGCCTCAGTCCCCGCTCGGGCCTTGGGGAGTGAGATGGCGAACTTGGACACCTTCAGCTTGGTGGCTCGCCCAGccccctcagcctctgccttggcCACCTTGGGCCCCGAGAGTCCAAACTTGGGCAGGGAGAACTTGGAGGAGGGCTTGACTTTCATCTCCATCACCTCGAGCCGCCCCTCCTCTACTTCCACAGTAGGCAACTGTGGCGTGACGATTTCAACAGAGGGCATTCGGAAGGCCACTTCCCCGACCCCTGCGGCCACCCCAGGGCCCTCTGCCCGCTCCACCTTGCCCACTTCGGCTGCTGGGACCTGCCCCTCCAGGCTGAGGGCCCTCGGCAGGTCTAGCTCCACGGAGGGCAGTGTGAGAGTGGGGACGCCCACACGAGCCTCGGGACCTACCTCTGGCTGCAGACAGGGCAGTGTCACCCGCTTCCCAGAGACCTCAGCCCCTGCCTCGCCTGCCTTGCTTTGCGATGGAGACTCTGCCCTCCCTAGCTTGGGCATGGTCATCTTGGGCATCTTGAAGCCAAATtccatcccctctgcctgctcgGCTTTTAGCTGCACCTCCGGAGCCTTGGGCAGCTTCACCTCGGGCGCCTTTGGAAGATGCACCTCTGGGACCTTGGGCACCTGCATTTCTGGCAGTCGAATCTCTGACACCTTTGGCAGCTGCACCTCCGGGAGGTGGACCTCGGGCACAGCCATCTCAGGCACCTTGGGGAGTTTTATCTCTGGCAGTTTCATCTCAGGGAGCTTCATCTCGGGGAGCTTCATCTCAGGGACTTTCGGCAGCTGCACGTCGGGGAGCCGCACCTCGGGCACGGCCATCTCCGGCACCTTTGGGAGCTTCATCTCTGACACTTTGGGGAGGCCTACCTCTGGGAGTTGCACATCTGGCACGGCCATCTCTGGCACCTTCGGGAGCTTCATCTCGGGGAGCTTCATCTCGGGGACTTTGGGGAGCTGCACGTCGGGGAGCCGCACCTCGGGCACGGCCATCTCTGGCACCTTCGGGAGCTTCATCTCGGGGAGCTTCATCTCGGGGACTTTGGGGAGCTGCACGTCGGGGAGCCGCACCTCGGGCACGGCCATCTCTGGCACCTTCGGGAGCTTCATCTCGGGGAGCTTCATCTCGGGGACTTTGGGGAGCTGCACGTCGGGGAGCCGCACCTCGGGCACGGCCATCTCTGGCACCTTCGGGAGCTTCATCTCGGGGACTTTGGGGAGCTGCACGTCGGGGAGCCGCACCTCGGGCACGGCCATCTCTGGCACCTTCGGGAGCTTCATCTCGGGGAGCTTCATCTCGGGGACTTTAGGGAGCTGAACATCGGGGAGCCTCACCTCGGGCACGGCCATCTCTGGCACCTTTGGGAGCTTCATCTCGGGGACTTTGGGGAGCTGAACGTCGGGGAGCCGCACCTCTGGCACGGCCATCTCCGGCACCTTCGGGAGCTTCACCTCAGGCCCTTTGGGCACCTTGACCTCAGGGGCCGAGACCCCAAGGCCAAACGAGGGCATCTTGATGGTGGGCAGCTTCAGCTTGCTCTCGACAGCAGCTTCGGCAGCAGTAGGCCGGGGCTCCAGGAGCGAAAGCCCAAAGGTGGGCATCCGAAGTCTGGgccccttcaccctggcctcgggGCTGCCCTTGGCCAACTTGGCCTCGGCGACTTCCTTTgctcgagtcccgaatcgggggAAACTGAGGCGGGGCATCTTCAGGGCCACCTCAGGTGCCTCTCCCCGGGCCTCCACCTCCACACCTGGCAAGGCCAGGTCCACCCCTATGGCAGGCGCTGCCACATCCAGAGTGGGCACCGTCACGGCCGCAGCCCCTTCCCGGGTTTCCAGGCAGGGAAGTGTGGGCAGAGTGGGGAGCGATGGTAAGGTGGGCAGCTCCACTTGGGGGACCTGAATCCCTAGGGCCACGGGCTCCacagcaggggcagtgggggctCCTAGTCCAAGGCTTGGCAGGTGGAGAGCCACCTCTCCCAGTCCCTTGGGGGCTGA
Coding sequences:
- the PRX gene encoding periaxin isoform X3: MEARSRSAEELRRAELVEIIVETEAQTGVSGINVAGGGKEGIFVRELREDSPAARSLSLQEGDQLLSARVFFENFKYEDALRLLQCAEPYKVSFCLKRTVPTGDLALRPGTVAGYEIKGPRAKVAKLNIQSLSPVKKKKMVMPGALGAPADLAPVDVEFSFPKFSRLRRGLKAEAPKGPVPAAPARRRLQLPRLRVREVAEEAQAARLAAAAPPPRKAKVEAEVAAGARFTAPQVELVGPRLPGAEVGVPQVSAPKGLGEVALHLPSLGLGAPTAPAVEPVALGIQVPQVELPTLPSLPTLPTLPCLETREGAAAVTVPTLDVAAPAIGVDLALPGVEVEARGEAPEVALKMPRLSFPRFGTRAKEVAEAKLAKGSPEARVKGPRLRMPTFGLSLLEPRPTAAEAAVESKLKLPTIKMPSFGLGVSAPEVKVPKGPEVKLPKVPEMAVPEVRLPDVQLPKVPEMKLPKVPEMAVPEVRLPDVQLPKVPEMKLPEMKLPKVPEMAVPEVRLPDVQLPKVPEMKLPEMKLPKVPEMAVPEVRLPDVQLPKVPEMKLPEMKLPKVPEMAVPEVRLPDVQLPKVPEMKLPEMKLPKVPEMAVPDVQLPEVGLPKVSEMKLPKVPEMAVPEVRLPDVQLPKVPEMKLPEMKLPEMKLPEIKLPKVPEMAVPEVHLPEVQLPKVSEIRLPEMQVPKVPEVHLPKAPEVKLPKAPEVQLKAEQAEGMEFGFKMPKMTMPKLGRAESPSQSKAGEAGAEVSGKRVTLPCLQPEVGPEARVGVPTLTLPSVELDLPRALSLEGQVPAAEVGKVERAEGPGVAAGVGEVAFRMPSVEIVTPQLPTVEVEEGRLEVMEMKVKPSSKFSLPKFGLSGPKVAKAEAEGAGRATKLKVSKFAISLPKARAGTEAEVKGAGEAGLLPALDLSIPQLSLDARLPTGKVEVAGADVKVKGPRFVLPKFGVRGRDAEAGELAPGVAELEGKGWGWDGKVKMPKLKMPSFGLARGKEAEIQGGRVSPGEKPESVAGQLKIPEVELVTLGAQEEGRAEGVVAVSGLRLSGPQVSMTRPAGTEGKEGALRMPLGISLPQVELSGFGEAGLGTTTGPQVKGAAPSVEGAAGYRVQVPQVTLSLPGAQVAGGELLVGEGVFKMPAVSVPQVELDVGLGRDAQLGEAATGEGGLSLKMPTLGARAEAGEEGSGDQSPGAERTFHLSLPDVEISPPTVGSHAEYQVAEGDGEAGHKLKVRLPRFGLVRAKEGVEEGEKTKSPKLRLPRVGFSQSEAVPGESSPSPEEEEEEGGGEGASGRRGRVRVRLPRVGLATSSKASRGQEGEAAPKSPGGEKSPKFRFPRVSLSPKARSGSGDQEEGGFRVRLPSVGFSETGAPGPARMEGAQAAVV
- the PRX gene encoding periaxin isoform X1 yields the protein MEARSRSAEELRRAELVEIIVETEAQTGVSGINVAGGGKEGIFVRELREDSPAARSLSLQEGDQLLSARVFFENFKYEDALRLLQCAEPYKVSFCLKRTVPTGDLALRPGTVAGYEIKGPRAKVAKLNIQSLSPVKKKKMVMPGALGAPADLAPVDVEFSFPKFSRLRRGLKAEAPKGPVPAAPARRRLQLPRLRVREVAEEAQAARLAAAAPPPRKAKVEAEVAAGARFTAPQVELVGPRLPGAEVGVPQVSAPKGLGEVALHLPSLGLGAPTAPAVEPVALGIQVPQVELPTLPSLPTLPTLPCLETREGAAAVTVPTLDVAAPAIGVDLALPGVEVEARGEAPEVALKMPRLSFPRFGTRAKEVAEAKLAKGSPEARVKGPRLRMPTFGLSLLEPRPTAAEAAVESKLKLPTIKMPSFGLGVSAPEVKVPKGPEVKLPKVPEMAVPEVRLPDVQLPKVPEMKLPKVPEMAVPEVRLPDVQLPKVPEMKLPEMKLPKVPEMAVPEVRLPDVQLPKVPEMKLPKVPEMAVPEVRLPDVQLPKVPEMKLPEMKLPKVPEMAVPEVRLPDVQLPKVPEMKLPEMKLPKVPEMAVPEVRLPDVQLPKVPEMKLPEMKLPKVPEMAVPDVQLPEVGLPKVSEMKLPKVPEMAVPEVRLPDVQLPKVPEMKLPEMKLPEMKLPEIKLPKVPEMAVPEVHLPEVQLPKVSEIRLPEMQVPKVPEVHLPKAPEVKLPKAPEVQLKAEQAEGMEFGFKMPKMTMPKLGRAESPSQSKAGEAGAEVSGKRVTLPCLQPEVGPEARVGVPTLTLPSVELDLPRALSLEGQVPAAEVGKVERAEGPGVAAGVGEVAFRMPSVEIVTPQLPTVEVEEGRLEVMEMKVKPSSKFSLPKFGLSGPKVAKAEAEGAGRATKLKVSKFAISLPKARAGTEAEVKGAGEAGLLPALDLSIPQLSLDARLPTGKVEVAGADVKVKGPRFVLPKFGVRGRDAEAGELAPGVAELEGKGWGWDGKVKMPKLKMPSFGLARGKEAEIQGGRVSPGEKPESVAGQLKIPEVELVTLGAQEEGRAEGVVAVSGLRLSGPQVSMTRPAGTEGKEGALRMPLGISLPQVELSGFGEAGLGTTTGPQVKGAAPSVEGAAGYRVQVPQVTLSLPGAQVAGGELLVGEGVFKMPAVSVPQVELDVGLGRDAQLGEAATGEGGLSLKMPTLGARAEAGEEGSGDQSPGAERTFHLSLPDVEISPPTVGSHAEYQVAEGDGEAGHKLKVRLPRFGLVRAKEGVEEGEKTKSPKLRLPRVGFSQSEAVPGESSPSPEEEEEEGGGEGASGRRGRVRVRLPRVGLATSSKASRGQEGEAAPKSPGGEKSPKFRFPRVSLSPKARSGSGDQEEGGFRVRLPSVGFSETGAPGPARMEGAQAAVV